One Algihabitans albus genomic region harbors:
- a CDS encoding ABC transporter permease subunit: protein MLDDALQAEQASRQGFARRLAEFLGSRAGRGLVIAVPYLWLAVFFLLPFVIVFAISLSEAAIARPPFKLLEDLGYGLYQVTVNFGNYLFLLTDSLYAVAYLNSVKIAAISTVIALLIGYPMAYGIARSGPAWRNVLLLLIILPFWTSFLLRVYAWIGILRDNGLINNLLLGLGVIDQPLPLLYNDFSVYIGIVYSYLPFMVLPLYANLERLDPSLLEASADLGCRPWKTFLTVTLPLSLPGIVAGCLLVFIPAVGEFVIPALLGGPDTLMIGRVLWNEFFSNRDWPVASAVAIAMLVLLVVPIMIFQRYQMKQGERA, encoded by the coding sequence ATGCTCGACGACGCCCTCCAAGCCGAACAGGCGAGCCGGCAAGGCTTCGCGCGGCGCCTCGCAGAGTTCCTGGGGTCTCGCGCCGGACGCGGGCTGGTCATCGCGGTGCCCTATCTGTGGCTGGCGGTTTTCTTTCTTCTGCCCTTCGTCATCGTTTTCGCCATCTCGCTGTCCGAGGCGGCGATCGCGCGGCCGCCCTTCAAGCTGCTCGAGGACCTCGGCTACGGCCTTTACCAGGTCACGGTGAATTTCGGGAACTACCTGTTTCTGCTGACCGATTCGCTCTATGCCGTGGCCTATCTCAACTCCGTGAAGATTGCGGCGATCTCGACCGTCATCGCCCTGCTGATCGGCTATCCCATGGCCTACGGCATCGCACGCTCGGGTCCCGCCTGGCGCAACGTGCTGTTGCTGCTGATTATCCTGCCGTTCTGGACCTCCTTCCTGCTGCGCGTCTACGCCTGGATCGGGATCCTCAGGGACAACGGCCTGATCAACAACCTGCTGCTCGGGCTAGGCGTGATCGATCAGCCTCTTCCGCTGCTCTACAACGATTTCTCGGTCTACATCGGGATCGTCTACTCCTACCTGCCCTTCATGGTGTTGCCGCTCTACGCGAATCTCGAGCGGCTCGACCCTTCGCTGCTGGAGGCCTCGGCCGACCTGGGCTGCCGGCCCTGGAAGACCTTCCTGACCGTGACGCTGCCCCTGTCGCTTCCCGGCATCGTGGCCGGCTGCCTCCTGGTCTTCATCCCGGCGGTCGGCGAGTTCGTGATTCCGGCTCTGCTCGGCGGACCCGACACCCTCATGATCGGGCGGGTGCTCTGGAACGAGTTCTTCAGCAACCGGGACTGGCCCGTCGCTTCGGCCGTGGCCATCGCGATGCTCGTGCTGCTGGTCGTGCCGATCATGATCTTTCAGCGCTACCAGATGAAGCAAGGGGAGCGGGCCTGA
- a CDS encoding 3-deoxy-D-manno-octulosonic acid transferase has protein sequence MLATAAFTAYRLAFRLARPYLRRVLARRAAAGREEATRLGERWGRTGQPRPPGDIIWIHAASVGETVSVVPLIERLREDRPQTHILLTTVTTTAARRAAALLPSGALHQYLPLDDPGAVRRFFNHWRPAAGILVESEIWPTLIRAAKARGLPLALVNGRISSRSARSWSYATPLIRDLLSSFDVVLAQTPGDAERLSRLGDRPVACLGNLKFAGPPLPVESSELEALRRDLKERPVWLAASTHPSEETAVLSAHRSLAPDHPGLLTVIVPRHPERGREVAAEAEAAGLSVQQRSGGAPQATAEVYVADTLGELGLWYRLCSIAFVGGSLVDRGGQNPLEAARLGCALLFGPHGENNAAAVAGLTRVGALEQVGDAEELTAALGRLLENRELREARCAAGQTFTQAQAHIVEDVLTALEPLLKKI, from the coding sequence ATGCTCGCCACCGCCGCTTTCACCGCTTACCGATTGGCCTTCCGCCTGGCACGCCCCTACCTGCGGCGGGTCCTCGCGCGGCGCGCCGCCGCCGGCCGAGAGGAGGCCACGCGTCTGGGCGAACGCTGGGGCCGGACCGGTCAACCGCGACCGCCGGGCGACATCATCTGGATTCACGCGGCCAGCGTCGGGGAAACGGTATCCGTCGTGCCGCTGATCGAGCGCCTGCGGGAGGATCGGCCGCAGACCCATATCCTCTTGACGACGGTGACCACCACTGCCGCACGCCGGGCCGCGGCCCTGCTGCCGAGCGGCGCCCTCCATCAGTATCTGCCGCTGGACGATCCGGGCGCCGTGCGGCGCTTCTTCAATCACTGGCGTCCCGCGGCCGGCATTCTGGTCGAATCCGAGATTTGGCCGACCTTGATCCGAGCCGCCAAGGCACGCGGTCTGCCCCTGGCCTTGGTGAACGGCCGGATCTCCAGCCGGTCCGCCCGAAGCTGGTCCTACGCGACACCGCTGATCCGCGATCTCCTGAGCAGCTTCGACGTCGTCCTCGCCCAGACGCCAGGAGATGCCGAACGGCTGAGCCGTTTGGGAGACCGCCCGGTCGCCTGCCTAGGCAACCTGAAGTTCGCCGGGCCGCCCTTGCCCGTGGAGTCATCGGAGCTGGAAGCCTTGCGCCGGGACTTGAAGGAGCGTCCGGTCTGGCTCGCGGCCTCCACCCACCCGAGCGAGGAAACGGCCGTCCTCTCCGCCCATCGGTCGCTGGCCCCGGACCACCCCGGCTTGCTGACCGTGATCGTGCCCCGCCATCCCGAGCGCGGGCGCGAGGTGGCGGCCGAGGCCGAAGCGGCCGGATTGTCGGTGCAGCAGCGCAGCGGCGGCGCTCCACAGGCAACGGCGGAGGTCTACGTCGCGGACACGCTTGGCGAACTCGGGCTCTGGTATCGCCTCTGCTCCATTGCCTTCGTCGGCGGCTCTTTGGTCGACCGTGGCGGTCAGAATCCTCTGGAAGCGGCCCGCCTCGGCTGCGCCTTGCTGTTCGGACCCCACGGCGAGAACAACGCCGCGGCGGTCGCCGGCCTGACGCGGGTCGGCGCTCTGGAGCAGGTCGGCGATGCCGAGGAACTGACCGCCGCCCTCGGGCGATTGCTGGAGAATCGCGAGCTGCGCGAAGCCCGCTGCGCCGCCGGCCAGACCTTTACTCAGGCACAGGCGCACATCGTCGAGGATGTGCTGACCGCGCTGGAGCCGCTGTTGAAAAAGATCTAG
- a CDS encoding YbjN domain-containing protein, giving the protein MRLLLFCALIFWSVSGAASLAQQPTAPVYTEVSGEQLATILTDEGYRAKVSEDDYGDPVIESSVGGTSFRIIFYNCDLGSEGFCEDVMFRVAYSLPSGIDLETINAWNEDKRFSRAWRDDEDDPILEQDLDFAGGITRERVVTSLSVWESSVGLFEDHIDW; this is encoded by the coding sequence ATGCGGCTTTTGCTGTTCTGCGCTTTGATCTTCTGGTCGGTATCGGGGGCGGCCAGCCTTGCTCAACAACCCACCGCGCCCGTCTATACGGAAGTCTCCGGCGAGCAGCTGGCGACCATCCTGACGGACGAAGGCTACAGGGCGAAAGTCAGCGAGGATGACTACGGCGACCCGGTCATCGAGTCATCCGTGGGAGGCACATCCTTCCGGATCATCTTCTACAACTGCGACCTGGGCTCGGAGGGTTTCTGCGAAGACGTGATGTTCCGCGTCGCCTACAGCCTGCCGTCCGGCATCGATCTCGAGACGATCAACGCCTGGAACGAGGACAAGCGCTTCAGCCGGGCGTGGCGCGACGACGAAGACGATCCGATTCTCGAGCAGGACCTGGACTTCGCCGGCGGCATCACGCGCGAACGTGTCGTTACCAGCCTGAGCGTTTGGGAAAGCTCCGTCGGCCTGTTCGAAGACCACATCGACTGGTAG
- a CDS encoding serine hydrolase domain-containing protein yields MARARPAWLSAALDYLPQWLEFQMRATEQPGCSLAVAHKGEVIWEQAFGQADLSKTRALTPRHRFRAASHSKTFTASAILLLREAGKLRLDDPVGDYVEGLHPKVAEVTLMQVLSHSAGLVRDGEDSGHWMNRRAFPDRKALRAALSKPPVIEGSTQLKYSNHGYALLGLVIEAVTGESFGDWIRREVIQRAGLKETEPDGPPAKSVPFARGHSGKLLLGRRVVVPNEAETRSLAAAGGFVSTAADLARFFASLDPAATDSLLSPASRREMVHALWRDPHSSIERSYGLGILRGKVGDWDWFGHSGSFPGTISCTLVLPGRDLCLSLCTNAVDGLANLWAGGAVQILRTFATHGGPSKKTQGWSGRWWGLWGACDLVAMKNHVKIATPAGVNPFLDASEIAVTGPDKGRIRLAGGLQSPGEGARLLRGPDGAIREVWIGGVQLLSEAAMSRDLRRQTKKA; encoded by the coding sequence ATGGCGCGCGCCCGACCCGCATGGCTATCGGCTGCCCTGGACTACCTGCCGCAGTGGCTGGAGTTCCAAATGCGCGCGACGGAACAGCCGGGCTGTTCCCTGGCGGTCGCGCACAAGGGCGAGGTGATCTGGGAGCAGGCCTTCGGCCAGGCCGATCTCTCGAAGACCCGCGCGTTGACGCCCCGCCATCGCTTCCGCGCCGCCTCCCACTCTAAGACCTTCACGGCCAGCGCCATTCTGCTGTTGCGCGAGGCTGGAAAGCTGCGTCTCGACGACCCTGTCGGCGATTACGTCGAGGGACTGCATCCCAAGGTGGCGGAGGTCACGCTGATGCAGGTGCTGTCGCACAGCGCCGGTCTGGTCCGCGATGGCGAGGATTCCGGTCACTGGATGAACCGGCGCGCCTTTCCCGACCGCAAGGCCCTGCGCGCCGCCCTGTCCAAGCCGCCGGTGATCGAGGGCAGCACACAGTTGAAGTACTCGAACCACGGCTACGCCCTGCTCGGTCTGGTGATCGAGGCGGTCACCGGCGAGTCCTTCGGCGACTGGATTCGCCGCGAAGTGATCCAGCGCGCGGGGCTGAAGGAGACCGAGCCCGACGGACCGCCCGCCAAGTCGGTGCCCTTCGCCAGGGGGCATAGCGGCAAACTGCTGCTCGGCCGGCGCGTGGTGGTGCCGAACGAAGCCGAGACCAGAAGCCTAGCGGCCGCCGGCGGCTTCGTCTCGACCGCCGCCGACCTGGCTCGCTTCTTCGCCTCTCTCGACCCGGCCGCGACGGACAGCCTTCTGTCGCCGGCCAGCCGGCGGGAGATGGTTCACGCGCTCTGGCGCGATCCCCATTCCAGCATAGAACGCTCCTACGGCCTCGGCATTCTGCGCGGCAAGGTCGGCGACTGGGACTGGTTCGGCCACAGCGGTTCCTTTCCCGGCACCATAAGTTGCACCTTGGTCCTACCTGGCCGCGACCTTTGCCTGTCGCTCTGCACCAACGCGGTCGATGGGCTCGCCAATCTCTGGGCCGGCGGGGCGGTACAGATCCTGCGGACCTTCGCCACCCACGGCGGTCCCTCCAAGAAAACGCAGGGCTGGAGCGGGCGCTGGTGGGGCCTCTGGGGTGCCTGCGATCTGGTCGCGATGAAGAATCACGTGAAGATCGCCACGCCGGCCGGCGTGAACCCCTTCCTGGACGCCAGCGAGATCGCGGTCACGGGACCGGATAAGGGCCGCATCCGGCTCGCCGGCGGGCTCCAGAGTCCTGGCGAGGGGGCGCGACTGCTGCGCGGTCCCGACGGGGCGATCCGCGAAGTCTGGATCGGGGGCGTGCAACTCCTGAGCGAAGCGGCGATGAGCCGCGATCTGCGCCGGCAGACGAAGAAGGCGTGA
- a CDS encoding TRAP transporter permease, whose product MARRPGAASAAADSATAEPVAKRLTDRSAGLLAFALTLVALAWASDLPARFGYGLYTEQFLAVVLALSLGLVFLSRPSRLPMVDRMLAAAGLAGGLWIAFDYPRLVAEQMNLPVEGLALAVVMLVLVLEGLRRTTGWMLVVVVLTILALGLLGHQIPGDLQTRFVAPERLLIYLGFDANGLFGLTLMVAATVVIAFVFFGQLLLKSGGADFFNDIAMGLMGRRRGGSAKIAVVASGLFGSISGVVVSNIVATGVVTIRMMTRSGYKRHQAAAIEAVASTGGQIVPPVMGAVAFLMADILQKPYSDVVIAAIIPAVLYYLAVFVQVDLQAARDGIAVVDGEEIPKTRSVAGRGWVFILPFAAIVAALFWFGQRPETAALWGCAVALAVGLLKGYHNRMTLTAILGAVTDTGRSVIDIVMIAAAAGFIIGVLNITGLGFALTFSLVALGGSNLLLLLLIAAAVCLVLGMGMPTVGVYLLLAVLIAPSLVQSGVEPIAAHLFIFYLGMMSMVTPPVGIGAFFAASIADARPMQTAVTAMRYGWSAYIVPFLFVLSPTLLMIGEPGDIFWSVAAAAAGVYLISAASVGWIAGSPEPLRRIGFLLAGALLLYPQTEPQGLVVNALGLLFGIAVYVAGSFWRPAGRLTPGASGAALPRARKRP is encoded by the coding sequence ATGGCACGCCGCCCCGGCGCAGCCTCCGCAGCCGCAGACTCCGCTACTGCCGAACCGGTCGCCAAACGCTTGACTGACCGCAGCGCGGGGCTGCTGGCTTTCGCACTCACCTTGGTCGCACTTGCCTGGGCCAGCGATTTACCGGCGAGGTTCGGCTACGGTCTCTATACGGAACAGTTCCTGGCCGTCGTTCTCGCCCTCTCGCTCGGGCTGGTCTTCCTCTCCCGACCGTCACGCTTGCCCATGGTCGATCGGATGCTGGCGGCTGCCGGTCTTGCCGGAGGGCTATGGATCGCCTTCGATTATCCCAGGCTCGTTGCCGAGCAGATGAATCTGCCGGTGGAAGGCTTGGCGCTTGCCGTCGTTATGTTGGTACTCGTGCTGGAGGGCCTGCGCCGGACGACCGGCTGGATGCTGGTTGTCGTCGTTCTCACGATTCTGGCGCTGGGCCTCCTCGGCCATCAGATCCCTGGGGACCTGCAGACGCGCTTCGTCGCGCCCGAGCGGCTTCTGATCTATCTCGGTTTCGATGCGAACGGGCTGTTCGGCTTGACCCTTATGGTCGCGGCCACGGTCGTCATCGCTTTTGTCTTCTTCGGTCAACTTCTGCTGAAGTCCGGCGGCGCCGACTTCTTCAATGACATCGCCATGGGGTTGATGGGCCGCCGACGCGGCGGCTCTGCGAAGATCGCTGTCGTCGCCTCCGGCTTGTTCGGGTCCATTTCCGGCGTCGTGGTGTCCAACATCGTCGCGACCGGAGTTGTCACCATCCGCATGATGACCCGGTCGGGATACAAGCGGCATCAAGCGGCCGCGATCGAAGCAGTCGCCTCGACCGGAGGGCAGATCGTGCCGCCGGTCATGGGGGCTGTTGCCTTTCTGATGGCGGATATCCTGCAGAAACCCTATTCCGACGTCGTCATAGCCGCGATCATCCCGGCGGTTCTCTACTACCTCGCTGTCTTCGTTCAGGTGGATCTGCAGGCGGCGCGGGACGGTATTGCCGTGGTCGATGGGGAGGAGATCCCCAAGACGCGATCGGTGGCCGGGCGCGGGTGGGTCTTCATCCTGCCCTTTGCCGCCATTGTCGCTGCGCTCTTCTGGTTCGGACAACGGCCGGAGACGGCTGCGCTCTGGGGCTGCGCCGTCGCCCTGGCGGTCGGTCTCTTGAAGGGCTATCACAACCGCATGACTTTGACGGCCATTCTTGGCGCCGTCACCGATACCGGGCGTTCGGTTATCGACATCGTCATGATTGCCGCCGCCGCCGGTTTCATCATCGGGGTTCTGAACATTACCGGCCTGGGCTTCGCCTTGACCTTCTCGCTGGTGGCGCTTGGGGGGAGCAATCTTCTGCTCCTGCTATTGATTGCCGCGGCCGTTTGTCTCGTCCTGGGCATGGGCATGCCGACAGTCGGCGTCTATCTGCTGCTCGCCGTTCTGATCGCGCCGTCGCTGGTGCAGAGCGGGGTGGAGCCGATCGCTGCCCACCTCTTCATCTTCTATCTCGGCATGATGTCGATGGTCACACCACCGGTCGGGATCGGCGCCTTCTTTGCCGCCTCGATTGCCGATGCGCGGCCGATGCAGACGGCCGTCACGGCCATGCGCTACGGTTGGTCGGCCTATATCGTCCCGTTCCTCTTCGTGCTCTCGCCGACGCTTCTGATGATCGGCGAGCCGGGCGATATCTTCTGGTCCGTGGCCGCCGCCGCCGCCGGTGTCTATCTGATATCGGCAGCCTCGGTCGGCTGGATCGCCGGCTCGCCGGAACCGCTGCGCCGGATCGGCTTCCTTCTGGCGGGCGCGCTGCTGCTCTATCCGCAAACCGAGCCCCAGGGGCTCGTCGTCAATGCGCTTGGCCTGCTGTTTGGGATCGCCGTCTATGTGGCCGGGTCGTTTTGGCGTCCGGCCGGCAGGCTCACTCCTGGCGCAAGCGGTGCGGCTCTGCCCCGAGCGCGGAAACGCCCCTAG
- a CDS encoding ABC transporter permease subunit, with amino-acid sequence MRRRSTFLLMAMCFGFAFLYGPILSLIVYSFNESRLVTVWGGFSTKWYGELLRDEQVLEAALLSLQIGVVTATAAVLLGTLAGLLLARFGRFRGRLLFSGMVSAPLVMPEVITGLSLLLLFVSAEELIGWPSGRGMDTITIAHITFCMAYVAVIVQSRLSSLDDSVEEAAMDLGARPAKVFLVITLPIIAPALISGWLLAFTLSLDDLVIASFVSGPGSSTLPMVIFSKVRLGVSPDINALATIIILIVTLFVVIAGVMMSRQEKARARDAQQALQAHD; translated from the coding sequence ATGCGCCGGCGGTCGACCTTCCTGCTGATGGCCATGTGTTTCGGCTTCGCCTTCCTTTACGGGCCGATCCTCTCGCTGATCGTCTACTCCTTCAACGAGTCCAGGCTCGTCACGGTCTGGGGCGGCTTTTCGACCAAGTGGTATGGGGAGTTGCTGCGCGACGAACAGGTGCTCGAGGCGGCGCTGCTCTCGCTCCAGATCGGCGTGGTGACGGCCACCGCCGCCGTCTTGCTCGGGACCTTGGCGGGGCTGCTGTTGGCGCGCTTCGGACGCTTTCGGGGGCGGCTGCTGTTCTCCGGCATGGTCTCCGCGCCTCTGGTGATGCCGGAGGTGATCACCGGCCTGTCGCTCCTGCTGCTCTTCGTCAGTGCCGAAGAGTTGATCGGCTGGCCGTCCGGCCGCGGCATGGACACCATCACCATCGCCCACATCACCTTCTGCATGGCCTACGTCGCGGTGATCGTGCAGTCGCGTCTCTCGAGCCTCGACGATTCGGTCGAGGAGGCGGCGATGGACCTGGGCGCGCGTCCGGCCAAGGTCTTTCTGGTGATTACCTTGCCGATCATCGCCCCGGCCTTGATCTCCGGATGGTTGCTCGCCTTCACCCTGTCGCTTGACGATCTGGTGATCGCCAGCTTCGTCTCGGGCCCCGGTTCCTCGACCTTGCCGATGGTGATTTTCTCGAAGGTGCGGCTAGGCGTCAGTCCCGATATCAACGCTCTGGCCACCATCATCATTCTGATTGTCACACTCTTCGTCGTCATCGCCGGGGTGATGATGAGCCGCCAGGAAAAGGCCCGCGCCCGTGACGCGCAACAGGCACTCCAGGCCCATGACTAG
- the dusA gene encoding tRNA dihydrouridine(20/20a) synthase DusA — MHRFSVAPMMDWTDRHDRYFLRLISRRARLYTEMITTGALLHGRAERFLAFDPSEHPVALQLGGCDPAALADCARLAEAWGYDEVNLNVGCPSDRVQNARFGACLMAEPALVARCIAAMGSATRLPVTVKCRIGIDAQDDYADFRSFVEVVAGEGGAETFIVHARKAWLQGLSPKENREVPPLRYDVVQRLKQERPDLTVVLNGGLTDLDQAEAQLAQVDGVMLGRAAYQDPWVLAQVDRRFFGDDGPDPTRQAVLEKMKAYIERQRQDGVPAKAIARHLLGLFNGLPGARAWRRELSERMRSEDAGPEILDLAYAPVAEALARRLAA; from the coding sequence TTGCATAGATTTTCCGTGGCGCCGATGATGGACTGGACGGACCGGCATGACCGGTACTTCCTGCGCCTGATCTCGCGGCGTGCCCGGCTCTATACGGAGATGATCACGACCGGCGCTTTGCTGCATGGCCGGGCGGAGCGGTTTCTGGCCTTCGATCCGTCCGAGCATCCGGTGGCGCTGCAGCTCGGCGGCTGCGATCCGGCGGCCCTGGCCGACTGCGCGCGCCTGGCCGAGGCCTGGGGCTACGACGAGGTCAATCTCAACGTCGGCTGTCCGAGCGACCGCGTGCAGAACGCGCGTTTCGGCGCCTGCCTGATGGCGGAGCCGGCGCTGGTGGCGCGCTGCATCGCGGCCATGGGCTCGGCGACCCGGCTGCCGGTCACGGTGAAGTGCCGGATCGGCATCGACGCGCAGGACGACTACGCCGACTTCCGCAGCTTCGTGGAGGTGGTCGCCGGGGAGGGTGGGGCCGAGACCTTCATCGTGCATGCCCGCAAGGCCTGGCTCCAGGGTTTGAGCCCCAAGGAGAACCGGGAGGTCCCGCCGCTGCGCTACGACGTCGTGCAGCGGCTGAAGCAGGAGCGGCCGGACCTGACGGTCGTGTTGAACGGCGGTCTCACCGATCTCGACCAGGCCGAGGCCCAGCTTGCACAGGTCGACGGCGTGATGTTGGGACGGGCCGCCTATCAGGACCCCTGGGTCCTCGCCCAGGTCGACCGCCGCTTCTTCGGGGACGACGGTCCGGACCCTACGCGCCAGGCGGTGCTCGAGAAAATGAAAGCCTATATCGAGCGGCAGCGACAGGATGGCGTGCCGGCCAAGGCCATCGCCCGCCATCTGCTCGGCCTCTTCAATGGTCTGCCGGGCGCGCGGGCCTGGCGGCGCGAACTGAGCGAACGCATGCGTTCGGAGGACGCGGGGCCAGAGATCCTCGACCTCGCCTATGCCCCGGTGGCCGAGGCGCTGGCCCGCCGGCTGGCCGCCTGA
- a CDS encoding polyamine ABC transporter substrate-binding protein, with translation MQITKRMLLLASGLALMAGSAGAAKAEGQLNIYNWSDYIGETTIADFEAATGIEVTYDVYDNNEVVEAKLLAGNSGYDIVVPTALPFLARQIQAGALQQLDKAKLPNLANLDPALMERVQAADPGNLYGAIYQWGTNGIGVNVEKVTEILGEVPNSYDLLFDPETVAKLSSCGVTVLDSADEVMDVVANYLGHDPHHEDPAILEEVTAHFDKIRPHVRYFHSSQYINDLANGDICVAMGFSGDVFIAAARAEEAGNGVEIQYLIPEEGTLVWFDMLAIPADAPNAENAHKWIDFVLEPENIAGITNYVWYANAVPASKDLVIEEVRTDPAIYPSEAVQEKLFAAAVKSPRYKRLETRAWTRVKTGR, from the coding sequence GTGCAGATCACCAAAAGAATGCTTTTGCTTGCCTCCGGCCTGGCGTTGATGGCCGGAAGCGCCGGTGCCGCCAAGGCGGAAGGCCAGCTCAATATCTACAACTGGTCCGATTACATCGGCGAAACCACCATCGCGGACTTCGAGGCCGCGACGGGGATCGAGGTCACCTACGACGTCTACGACAACAACGAGGTCGTCGAGGCCAAGCTGCTGGCCGGCAACTCCGGCTACGACATCGTCGTGCCCACGGCGCTGCCTTTCCTGGCGCGCCAGATCCAGGCCGGTGCGCTGCAGCAGCTCGACAAGGCGAAGCTTCCCAATCTCGCCAACCTGGACCCGGCGCTGATGGAGCGCGTCCAGGCCGCCGATCCGGGCAATCTCTATGGCGCCATCTACCAGTGGGGCACCAACGGCATCGGCGTGAACGTCGAGAAGGTGACCGAGATTCTCGGTGAAGTACCCAACTCCTACGACCTGCTGTTCGATCCCGAGACGGTCGCCAAGCTGAGTTCCTGCGGCGTGACCGTTCTGGACTCGGCCGACGAGGTTATGGACGTGGTCGCCAACTACCTGGGCCACGACCCGCATCACGAAGACCCCGCGATCCTGGAGGAGGTGACGGCGCACTTCGACAAGATCCGGCCGCATGTCCGCTACTTCCATTCCTCTCAGTATATCAACGACCTGGCCAACGGCGACATCTGCGTGGCCATGGGATTTTCGGGCGACGTCTTCATCGCGGCGGCCCGCGCGGAGGAGGCCGGCAACGGCGTCGAGATCCAGTACCTCATCCCCGAGGAGGGCACGCTGGTCTGGTTCGACATGCTGGCGATTCCCGCCGATGCGCCCAACGCCGAGAACGCGCACAAGTGGATCGATTTCGTGCTGGAGCCCGAGAACATCGCCGGCATCACCAACTACGTCTGGTACGCCAACGCCGTGCCGGCTTCGAAGGACCTGGTGATCGAGGAGGTCAGGACGGACCCCGCGATCTACCCGAGCGAAGCGGTGCAGGAGAAGCTCTTCGCCGCCGCCGTCAAGAGCCCGCGCTACAAGCGGCTGGAGACCCGGGCCTGGACCCGTGTGAAGACGGGCCGTTAG
- a CDS encoding TIGR00366 family protein yields MPPPCTASTFPRNRPFWIIPLLAIAGLHMREIMGYCFMVFFAARLVLSGALLIIGG; encoded by the coding sequence ATGCCACCGCCGTGCACAGCATCGACGTTTCCAAGGAACAGGCCGTTCTGGATCATCCCGCTCTTGGCCATTGCAGGCCTGCATATGCGAGAGATCATGGGCTACTGCTTCATGGTCTTCTTTGCCGCCAGGCTCGTCCTGAGCGGGGCACTCCTGATCATCGGGGGCTAA
- a CDS encoding ABC transporter ATP-binding protein, with amino-acid sequence MTQAEDAVNQESGAQQAGRRPPVDLADEPWRDPSAVPFIDIRGVTKKFGDFVAVDDVSLQIFRGELFCLLGASGCGKSTLLRMLAGFEGPTSGQILIDGSDMAGIAPYDRPVNMMFQSYALFPHMTVERNVAFGLKQERLPRGEIRDRVSEALHLVQLSDFARRKPHQLSGGQRQRVALARALVKRPKVLLLDEPLGALDKKLREQTQFELMNIQDEVGITFVVVTHDQEEAMTLSTRIAVMNEGRIAQVGTASEIYEFPGNRFVADFIGSINLFEGRVSYETDDFVAVDCPELQGELQIDHGYSVQEGQKVWVAIRPEKIVIRPDGGGALPERNAARGVVEGLGYLGSETIYRVSLANGRMIEATAPNRTRSARRDVDWDDHVVLTWDSAAGVILTS; translated from the coding sequence ATGACTCAAGCTGAGGACGCGGTGAATCAGGAGTCCGGAGCCCAACAGGCCGGGCGCCGGCCTCCGGTCGACCTCGCGGACGAGCCCTGGCGGGATCCCTCGGCGGTTCCCTTCATCGACATTCGCGGGGTGACGAAAAAGTTTGGCGATTTCGTCGCGGTCGACGACGTCAGCCTTCAGATCTTTCGCGGCGAGCTCTTCTGCCTGCTGGGGGCGTCCGGCTGCGGCAAGTCCACGCTGCTGCGCATGCTGGCCGGCTTCGAGGGGCCGACCAGCGGGCAGATCCTGATCGACGGAAGCGACATGGCGGGCATCGCCCCTTACGACCGGCCCGTCAACATGATGTTTCAGTCCTATGCCCTCTTTCCGCATATGACGGTCGAGCGCAACGTGGCTTTCGGCCTGAAGCAGGAGCGCCTGCCGCGCGGCGAAATCAGGGACCGGGTGAGCGAGGCGCTCCACCTCGTGCAGCTCTCCGACTTCGCGAGGCGCAAGCCGCACCAGCTCTCGGGCGGCCAGCGCCAGCGGGTGGCCCTGGCGCGCGCTCTGGTGAAGCGGCCCAAGGTGCTGCTGCTCGACGAACCTCTGGGAGCGCTCGACAAGAAGCTGCGCGAGCAGACCCAGTTCGAGCTGATGAACATTCAGGACGAGGTCGGCATCACCTTCGTGGTCGTGACCCACGACCAGGAGGAAGCCATGACCCTCTCGACCCGCATCGCGGTGATGAACGAGGGCCGGATCGCGCAGGTCGGGACGGCCAGCGAGATCTACGAGTTTCCCGGCAACCGTTTCGTCGCCGACTTCATCGGCTCGATCAACCTCTTCGAAGGCCGCGTCAGCTACGAGACCGACGACTTCGTCGCGGTCGATTGTCCGGAGTTGCAGGGCGAGCTCCAGATCGATCACGGCTACTCCGTTCAGGAGGGGCAGAAGGTCTGGGTGGCCATCCGGCCGGAGAAGATCGTCATCCGGCCGGACGGCGGCGGCGCCTTGCCGGAGCGGAATGCCGCACGGGGGGTCGTCGAGGGCCTGGGCTATCTGGGCAGCGAGACGATCTACCGCGTGAGTCTGGCCAACGGCCGGATGATCGAGGCGACGGCGCCGAACCGGACCCGCTCCGCGCGCCGGGACGTCGACTGGGACGATCATGTGGTCCTCACCTGGGACAGCGCCGCCGGCGTCATCCTGACAAGCTGA